One genomic region from Myripristis murdjan chromosome 7, fMyrMur1.1, whole genome shotgun sequence encodes:
- the foxl2l gene encoding forkhead domain-containing protein yields MDAAADEKSPAVEQVQLLDISSNSSSSTDPTPAEPQDAGGTEKPPYSYVALIAMAIRDSYDKRQTLSGIYDYITSKFPFYERNKKGWQNSIRHNLSLNECFVKIPRESRGDRKGNYWILDPAYEDMFEKGNYRRRRRVNRLYRHPSVPYLPGSAMDYPGPLYLQEKHLYMQPYASSAWTLCQPSSPQSTGYPSSQVISGHTRSVSPSGYTPAPVSTYCPAPASHFHPAYGAYHRHPSVLVPQNGCPYGGVTQPISPDGGTVSMASYSQFTYARHPEPPVVPSYDQ; encoded by the coding sequence ATGGATGCGGCGGCGGACGAGAAATCCCCCGCTGTCGAGCAAGTGCAACTTCTGGACATCAGCTCCAACTCCAGCTCCAGCACCGACCCGACCCCGGCGGAGCCCCAGGACGCGGGGGGCACCGAGAAACCCCCGTACTCCTACGTGGCTCTCATTGCCATGGCCATCAGGGACAGCTACGACAAGCGGCAAACGCTAAGCGGAATATATGATTACATTACCTCGAAGTTTCCATTCTACGAGAGGAACAAAAAGGGGTGGCAGAACAGCATACGCCACAACCTGAGCCTCAACGAGTGTTTCGTGAAGATCccaagagagagcagaggggacCGAAAAGGGAATTATTGGATCCTTGACCCGGCGTATGAGGATATGTTTGAGAAGGGTAATTaccggcggaggaggagggtgaacaggctgtacCGACACCCGAGCGTGCCTTACCTGCCCGGGAGCGCCATGGACTATCCCGGGCCGCTCTACCTCCAGGAAAAACATCTGTACATGCAGCCGTACGCCAGCAGCGCCTGGACGCTGTGCCAGCCGAGCTCACCCCAGTCGACCGGCTACCCTTCATCGCAAGTCATCAGCGGACACACCCGCTCCGTCTCCCCGAGCGGGTACACCCCGGCCCCGGTGAGCACCTACTGCCCTGCCCCCGCCTCCCACTTCCACCCTGCGTACGGGGCTTACCACCGGCACCCGTCCGTCCTGGTGCCCCAGAACGGCTGCCCCTACGGCGGCGTGACCCAGCCCATCAGCCCCGACGGAGGCACCGTCTCCATGGCCAGCTACTCCCAGTTCACCTATGCAAGACACCCGGAGCCGCCTGTCGTCCCCTCGTACGATCAGTAG